The following coding sequences lie in one Zingiber officinale cultivar Zhangliang chromosome 2B, Zo_v1.1, whole genome shotgun sequence genomic window:
- the LOC122049008 gene encoding protein LURP-one-related 8-like, translating into MARVHPKGVDLGEPGAVSCIEIAEPAPGEAGAAASVLLTVWRRSLLFNGNGFAVFDAKGNLAFRVDNYASGSKKEVVLMDGAGKPLLTIRRKNLSLGEQWMIYEGEDDADPRFVVKRDVNPLHSRALARVTPCASGAKSRRAYKIEGSYSQRRCAVLDGERRPMAEIKRKEPAKGVSFGLDVFHLVVQPGFDASVAMTIVMLLEQMFGSRSPLLKIG; encoded by the exons ATGGCGAGGGTGCACCCTAAAGGCGTCGATCTGGGTGAGCCTGGTGCGGTATCCTGCATCGAGATCGCGGAACCGGCGCCGGGGGAGGCCGGGGCGGCAGCCTCTGTGCTGCTGACCGTGTGGCGGCGGTCGCTCCTCTTCAACGGGAATGGGTTCGCGGTGTTTGATGCCAAGGGGAACTTGGCGTTCAGAGTCGATAACTACGCTTCCGGGAGCAAGAAGGAGGTGGTGCTGATGGACGGCGCCGGCAAGCCGCTGCTCACGATCCGAAGAAAG AATCTAAGCCTAGGAGAGCAGTGGATGATCTACGAAGGAGAGGACGATGCCGATCCTCGGTTCGTGGTGAAGAGGGACGTTAACCCTCTCCATTCCAGAGCACTGGCTCGGGTCACTCCCTGTGCCTCCGGCGCCAAGTCGCGCCGCGCCTACAAGATCGAAGGCTCCTACTCGCAGCGCCGCTGCGCCGTCCTCGACGGTGAGCGAAGGCCAATGGCGGAGATCAAGAGGAAGGAGCCGGCCAAGGGCGTTTCTTTCGGGCTCGACGTCTTCCACCTGGTCGTGCAGCCAGGATTTGATGCCTCAGTGGCGATGACCATTGTGATGCTCCTCGAACAGATGTTTGGGTCTCGATCACCGTTGCTGAAAATTGGCTAG